The DNA segment CCCGGCCGGCATAGGGGCTGTTGCGGCTGCGGCTGGCCAGCGCGGCCGGGTCGACGGTGGCCCGGTGCGCGGGGTTGAGCAGCAGCAGGGTGGCCGGCTCGCCGACGGCGAGCGGGCGGCCGTGGGACTCGAGCCGGCCGATCGCCGCAGGGCGCACCGACATCCGGTCGGCGACGCCGCGCCAGTCGAGCAGGCCGGGCTCGACCATGGTCTGCACGACGACGGAGAGCGCCTGCTCCAGGCCGAGCATCCCCGGGCGGGCCGAGGCCCACTCGCTCTCCTTGTCCTCCACCGCGTGCGGCGCGTGGTCGGTGGCGACGGCGTCGATCGTGCCGTCGGCCAGCCCGGCCCGCAGCGCCTGGACGTCGGCCTCGGTGCGCAGCGGCGGGTTGACCTTGAACACCGGGTCGTAGCCCTCGGCGCACTCGTCGGTGAGCAGCAGGTGGTGCGGGGTGACCTCGGCGGTGACCTGCACGCCGCGGCTCTTCGCCCAGCGCAGGATCTCCACCGAGCCCGCCGTCGACACGTGGCAGACGTGCAGCCGGGCGCCGACGTGCCCGGCGAGCAGCACGTCGCGGGCGATCACCGCCTCCTCGGCGGCCGCCGGCCAGCCGGTGAGCCCGAGCCGGGCGGAGCGGTCGCCCTCGTTCATCTGCGCGCCGACGGTCAGCCGCGGCTCCTCGGCGTGCTGCGCGACCACGCCGTCCAGCGCCTTGACGTACTCCAGCGCGCGGCGCATCAGCGCCGGGTCGGCGACGCAGTGCCCGTCGTCGGAGAAGACCCGGACCCGCGCCGCGGAGTCGGCCATCGCGCCGAGCTCGGCCAGCCGCTCGCCGCGCAGGCCCACGGTCACCGCCCCGACCGGGACGACGTCGACCAGCCCGGCCTGCTGGCCCAGCCGCCACACCTGCTCGACGACGCCGGCGGTGTCGGCGACCGGGTCGGTGTTGGCCATCGCGTGCACCGCGGTGTACCCGCCGAGGGCGGCGGCGCGGCTGCCGGTCTCGACGGTCTCGGCGTCCTCCCGGCCCGGTTCACGCAGGTGGGTGTGCAGGTCGACCAGCCCGGGCAGCGCGACCAGCCCGGCGGCGTCGACGACGTCGGCACCGGGGACGGTGAGCTGGTCACCGATGGCAGCGATCCGGCCGTCCGTCACGAGCAGGTCGACGGCGTCCTCGCCGTACGGCTTCGCGCCCTTGATCAGGATCGTCATGCTGCAACCCCCGCCTCGCTGGCGCTCGTCGTTCGCTCCGCGCCTCGTTCGCTGGCGCTCACTCGATGCTCACTCACTTGCGGATGCCCCTCCCAGGAGCAGGTAGAGGACCGCCATCCGGACCGAGACGCCGTTGCCGACCTGGTCGACGATCGTGGAGCGGGCGGAGTCGGCGACCTCGGCGGCGATCTCCATGCCGCGGTTCATCGGGCCGGGGTGCATGACGATGGCGTCGTCGGCCAGCGCGGCCATCCGCCGGCCGTCCAGGCCGTACCGGCGGCTGTACTCCCGGGCGCTGGGGAAGAACGAGGCGTTCATCCGCTCCCCCTGCACCCGCAGCATCATCACCACGTCGGCCTTGGGCAGGACGGCGTCCAGGTCGTAGCTCACCTGCACCGGCCAGCTCCCGACGCCGACCGGCAGCAGGGTGGGCGGGGCGACCAGGGTGACCTCGGCGCCGAGCGTGGCGAGCAGCCAGACGTTGGAGCGGGCGACCCGGCTGTGCAGCACGTCGCCCACGATGACCACCCGGACGCCGTCGAGCCGGCCCAGTCGCTGCCGGATCGTGTAGGCGTCCAGCAGGGCCTGCGTCGGGTGCTCGTGGGTGCCGTCGCCAGCGTTGACCACACTGCCGGCCACCCACTGCGCCAGCCGGTGCGGGGCGCCGGAGGCGCTGTGCCGGACGACGATCGCGTCGCTGCCCATCGCCTCCAGGGTCAGCGCGGTGTCCTTGAGGCTCTCGCCCTTGGAGACGCTGCTGCCCTTGGCGGAGAAGTTGATGACGTCGGCGCTCAACCGCTTGGCGGCCAGCTCGAAGGAGATCCGGGTGCGGGTGGAGTCCTCGTAGAAGAGGTTGACCACGGTGCGGCCGCGCAGCGTGGGCAGCTTCTTGACCTCGCGGCCGGCCAGCGCCGACTCGATCTGCGCCGCCGTGTCGAGCACCAGCGTGGCGTCGTCCCGGTCCAGGTCGGCGGCCTCCAGCAGGTGCCGCTTCATGCCTGCTCCACCGTGACCTCGTCGCGCCCGTCGACCTCGGCCAGCCGCACCTTCACCGACTGGGCGCGGGACGTCGGGACGTTCTTGCCGACGTAGTCGGCGCGGATCGGCAGCTCCCGGTGGCCGCGGTCGACCAGCACCGCCAGCTGCACCGCGCGGGGCCGGCCCAGGTCGCGGAGGGCGTCGAGCGCGGCGCGCACCGACCGGCCGGAGAAGAGCACGTCGTCGACGAGCACGACCAGCCGGCCGTCGATGCCGGCCTCCGGCAGCCGGGTGTCCTCCAGCGCGCGGACCCCGCGCAGCCGCAGGTCGTCGCGGTAGAGGGTGATGTCGACGGTGCCGACGTCGACGCGGCTGCCGCTGAAGGCCTCGATCCGGGCGGCCAGCCGGCGGGCCAGCGGGGCGCCGCGGGTGGGGATGCCGACCAGCACGAGCGCGGCCAGGTCGGGCCCGGCCTTCTCGATGAGCTGGTGGGCGATCCGGTCGACCACCCGGGCGACGTCCTCGGCGGACAGCAGCGGGGCGGTCGGGGGGTCGGTGGACAGCGTCGATGACCCGGTCATCGCAGCCTCCTTCCCCGCCTCACGGGACGGGTCGTTAAAGGAGTGGGCCGTCGTCGACGCGGCTGCGCCGGCGGCGGTGTGGACCGCGGACGACGGTACTGCACGCTCCGTGGTGACCCCGACCACGCCCGTTCACCCGGCTCAGGTGAGAGATCTGACCCATCAGGGCCACCTGACTGTTGCGGCGATCCCCGGACCAGTACTCTGCGTGACCAGTACCGTCCCGATACGACGACAGTCAGTGAGCAGAGGGTCATGAGCACCGACTACTCCAGGGCGCTTGGCGCCCGCCTGCGGGCGATCCGCAACCAGCAAGGACTGTCGTTGCAGGGCGTGGAGGACAAGTCCCACGGCCGGTGGAAGGCCGTCGTCGTCGGCTCGTACGAGCGCGGCGACCGTGCTGTCACCGTGCAGCGGCTCTCCGAGCTCGCCGTGTTCTACGGCGTGCCGGTCTCCGAGCTCCTGCCCGACCCGCGGCCCAGCTCCGCGGTCACCAAGAGCACCAAGATCGTGCTGAACCTGGAGTCGCTGGGCTCGCTGCCCGCCGACGAGGCCGGCCCGCTCGCGCGGTACGCCTCGACCATCCAGGCGCAGCGGCACGACTACAACGGCAAGGTGCTGTCGATCCGCGCCGAGGACCTCAAGTCCCTGGCGATCATCTACGACATGAGCCCCGACGAGCTGACCACCCGGCTCATCGAGTGGGGCGTGCTCTCCCCCGGCGCCGACGGCAGCATCTACGCCGACGTCGACGACGACGAGCCCGCCTGGGGCGACCGCCGCCGCTCCCCGCGGTGAACAGGCGCTGAACGCGAACGGCCCACTCTGCTCAGCAGAGTGGGCCGTTCGCGTCCAGCGGTGTCTACGTCGGGATCTCGGCCTTGACGATGCCGCCGAGGACGCCG comes from the Modestobacter italicus genome and includes:
- a CDS encoding dihydroorotase — its product is MTILIKGAKPYGEDAVDLLVTDGRIAAIGDQLTVPGADVVDAAGLVALPGLVDLHTHLREPGREDAETVETGSRAAALGGYTAVHAMANTDPVADTAGVVEQVWRLGQQAGLVDVVPVGAVTVGLRGERLAELGAMADSAARVRVFSDDGHCVADPALMRRALEYVKALDGVVAQHAEEPRLTVGAQMNEGDRSARLGLTGWPAAAEEAVIARDVLLAGHVGARLHVCHVSTAGSVEILRWAKSRGVQVTAEVTPHHLLLTDECAEGYDPVFKVNPPLRTEADVQALRAGLADGTIDAVATDHAPHAVEDKESEWASARPGMLGLEQALSVVVQTMVEPGLLDWRGVADRMSVRPAAIGRLESHGRPLAVGEPATLLLLNPAHRATVDPAALASRSRNSPYAGRELPGRVVATFLRGVATVLDGKAQK
- a CDS encoding transcriptional regulator BldD; this encodes MSTDYSRALGARLRAIRNQQGLSLQGVEDKSHGRWKAVVVGSYERGDRAVTVQRLSELAVFYGVPVSELLPDPRPSSAVTKSTKIVLNLESLGSLPADEAGPLARYASTIQAQRHDYNGKVLSIRAEDLKSLAIIYDMSPDELTTRLIEWGVLSPGADGSIYADVDDDEPAWGDRRRSPR
- a CDS encoding aspartate carbamoyltransferase catalytic subunit, which encodes MKRHLLEAADLDRDDATLVLDTAAQIESALAGREVKKLPTLRGRTVVNLFYEDSTRTRISFELAAKRLSADVINFSAKGSSVSKGESLKDTALTLEAMGSDAIVVRHSASGAPHRLAQWVAGSVVNAGDGTHEHPTQALLDAYTIRQRLGRLDGVRVVIVGDVLHSRVARSNVWLLATLGAEVTLVAPPTLLPVGVGSWPVQVSYDLDAVLPKADVVMMLRVQGERMNASFFPSAREYSRRYGLDGRRMAALADDAIVMHPGPMNRGMEIAAEVADSARSTIVDQVGNGVSVRMAVLYLLLGGASASE
- the pyrR gene encoding bifunctional pyr operon transcriptional regulator/uracil phosphoribosyltransferase PyrR; its protein translation is MTGSSTLSTDPPTAPLLSAEDVARVVDRIAHQLIEKAGPDLAALVLVGIPTRGAPLARRLAARIEAFSGSRVDVGTVDITLYRDDLRLRGVRALEDTRLPEAGIDGRLVVLVDDVLFSGRSVRAALDALRDLGRPRAVQLAVLVDRGHRELPIRADYVGKNVPTSRAQSVKVRLAEVDGRDEVTVEQA